In Cervus elaphus chromosome 7, mCerEla1.1, whole genome shotgun sequence, the following proteins share a genomic window:
- the LOC122697672 gene encoding serpin B6-like isoform X1: MCRLRRGTGGPEDPHGGGAQPPRAPLARLATMDALSEANGTFALTLLKKLGEDNSKNVFISPLSISSALAMVLMGARGNTAAQMSQTLSLSTSSGGGEDVHQGFQNLLSEVNRTGTQYLLRTANRLFGEKTFDFLSSFKDACRIFYQAEMEELDFVSTTEESRKHINTWVAEKTEGKIRDLLSANSVDPMTRLVLVNAIYFKGNWAEQFNKEHTMERPFKVSKTVEKPVQMMFKKSTFKMTYIEEISTQILVLPYVGQELNMVILLPSENTDLNTVEKALTYEKFVAWTKPDVLAEEEVEVFLPRFMLEESYDMEGVLRDLGMTDAFDEACADFTGMSSGRGLHLSKVVHKSFVEVTEEGTEAAAATGAVVVMLCLRIVPRFCADRPFLFFIQHGKTGAILFCGRFCSP; the protein is encoded by the exons ACTCGCCACCATGGATGCGCTGTCAGAAGCAAACGGCACCTTTGCCTTGACCCTTCTGAAAAAGCTGGGTGAAGACAACTCGAAAAATGTGTTTATCTCACCCCTAAGCATCTCCTCTGCCCTGGCCATGGTCCTCATGGGGGCCAGGGGCAACACCGCAGCCCAGATGTCCCAG ACACTCTCTCTAAGCACGAGCAGTGGCGGAGGTGAAGATGTCCACCAGGGTTTTCAGAACCTTCTCAGCGAAGTTAACAGGACCGGCACACAGTACTTGCTCAGAACCGCCAACAGGCTCTTTGGAGAGAAGACTTTCGATTTCCTCTCG TCTTTCAAAGATGCCTGCCGCATATTCTACCAAGCAGAGATGGAAGAGCTGGACTTTGTCAGCACTACGGAGGAGTCCAGGAAGCACATAAACACCTGGGTAGCTGAAAAGACAGAAG GTAAAATTAGAGACTTGCTCTCTGCAAATTCAGTTGACCCCATGACTCGTCTGGTTCTCGTGAATGCCATCTACTTCAAAGGAAACTGGGCTGAACAATTTAACAAGGAGCACACCATGGAAAGGCCATTCAAAGTCAGCAAG ACCGTGGAGAAACCTGTGCAAATGATGTTTAAGAAGTCCACCTTTAAAATGACCTACATTGAAGAGATAAGCACCCAGATTCTGGTGCTTCCGTACGTCGGCCAAGAGCTGAACATGGTCATCCTGCTGCCCAGTGAAAACACCGACTTGAACACG GTGGAGAAAGCCCTGACCTACGAGAAATTCGTTGCCTGGACGAAGCCGGACGTGCTGGccgaggaggaggtggaggtgtTCCTGCCCCGGTTCATGCTGGAGGAGAGTTACGACATGGAGGGCGTCCTCAGAGACCTGGGCATGACCGACGCGTTCGATGAGGCCTGCGCCGACTTCACCGGGATGTCGTCCGGGCGAGGCCTGCACCTGTCCAAGGTCGTGCACAAGTCCTTCGTGGAGGTCACCGAGGAGGGCACGGAGGCCGCGGCCGCTACAGGGGCCGTGGTCGTGATGCTCTGCCTGCGGATCGTGCCCCGGTTCTGTGCCGACCGGCCCTTCCTCTTCTTCATCCAGCACGGCAAGACTGGGGCCATCCTGTTCTGCGGCCGCTTCTGCTCGCCGTGA
- the LOC122697672 gene encoding serpin B6-like isoform X2: MDALSEANGTFALTLLKKLGEDNSKNVFISPLSISSALAMVLMGARGNTAAQMSQTLSLSTSSGGGEDVHQGFQNLLSEVNRTGTQYLLRTANRLFGEKTFDFLSSFKDACRIFYQAEMEELDFVSTTEESRKHINTWVAEKTEGKIRDLLSANSVDPMTRLVLVNAIYFKGNWAEQFNKEHTMERPFKVSKTVEKPVQMMFKKSTFKMTYIEEISTQILVLPYVGQELNMVILLPSENTDLNTVEKALTYEKFVAWTKPDVLAEEEVEVFLPRFMLEESYDMEGVLRDLGMTDAFDEACADFTGMSSGRGLHLSKVVHKSFVEVTEEGTEAAAATGAVVVMLCLRIVPRFCADRPFLFFIQHGKTGAILFCGRFCSP; this comes from the exons ATGGATGCGCTGTCAGAAGCAAACGGCACCTTTGCCTTGACCCTTCTGAAAAAGCTGGGTGAAGACAACTCGAAAAATGTGTTTATCTCACCCCTAAGCATCTCCTCTGCCCTGGCCATGGTCCTCATGGGGGCCAGGGGCAACACCGCAGCCCAGATGTCCCAG ACACTCTCTCTAAGCACGAGCAGTGGCGGAGGTGAAGATGTCCACCAGGGTTTTCAGAACCTTCTCAGCGAAGTTAACAGGACCGGCACACAGTACTTGCTCAGAACCGCCAACAGGCTCTTTGGAGAGAAGACTTTCGATTTCCTCTCG TCTTTCAAAGATGCCTGCCGCATATTCTACCAAGCAGAGATGGAAGAGCTGGACTTTGTCAGCACTACGGAGGAGTCCAGGAAGCACATAAACACCTGGGTAGCTGAAAAGACAGAAG GTAAAATTAGAGACTTGCTCTCTGCAAATTCAGTTGACCCCATGACTCGTCTGGTTCTCGTGAATGCCATCTACTTCAAAGGAAACTGGGCTGAACAATTTAACAAGGAGCACACCATGGAAAGGCCATTCAAAGTCAGCAAG ACCGTGGAGAAACCTGTGCAAATGATGTTTAAGAAGTCCACCTTTAAAATGACCTACATTGAAGAGATAAGCACCCAGATTCTGGTGCTTCCGTACGTCGGCCAAGAGCTGAACATGGTCATCCTGCTGCCCAGTGAAAACACCGACTTGAACACG GTGGAGAAAGCCCTGACCTACGAGAAATTCGTTGCCTGGACGAAGCCGGACGTGCTGGccgaggaggaggtggaggtgtTCCTGCCCCGGTTCATGCTGGAGGAGAGTTACGACATGGAGGGCGTCCTCAGAGACCTGGGCATGACCGACGCGTTCGATGAGGCCTGCGCCGACTTCACCGGGATGTCGTCCGGGCGAGGCCTGCACCTGTCCAAGGTCGTGCACAAGTCCTTCGTGGAGGTCACCGAGGAGGGCACGGAGGCCGCGGCCGCTACAGGGGCCGTGGTCGTGATGCTCTGCCTGCGGATCGTGCCCCGGTTCTGTGCCGACCGGCCCTTCCTCTTCTTCATCCAGCACGGCAAGACTGGGGCCATCCTGTTCTGCGGCCGCTTCTGCTCGCCGTGA